CTTTACAATAATATCCCATTAGGAAGAATGGAAGAAATGCTAAAGTTCTTCCAAGGGCTAATGTGGAATCGAAAAATGGTATAAATCCTGCTGTCAGCGAAACAAAAAAGCTGATCAGCAGGATATTTTTTATCTTAATCAGGTCAATGAGGAAATATCGGTAAAAGAATAAGGTCAGCAAATACCAAAGGGCCATGGTCGGCAGCGTCAGATCAAAGTGCGCATCTCCAAAGACGAGATATCTAATACCAAACATGATCGGCATGAGGATCAGATATGGATACAGAAAGGTTTTAAATGCGTTGTCCCTGCACTTCTGCGGATCACCTGAAAAATACCCTGAAATAAAGAAAAATGCCTGCATGATATATGAAAAAGAAGTGATATAGACGATTCCTTCTAAATCTTCCATATCAAAAGAAGTGCTTGCCCTAAAATAATGGGCAAGCACCACTGAAAAAATCAATATCGCCTTTATATTATCGAAAAGGTAATTTCTATTGCCTATGCTCTCTGCCAATTTTATTTTTCCTTCGATTTATCCTGTTTCTGATCCCGCAGCTGCAAATTGAGGTCAGAATCGTGGTGCATCTTTAATTATCACGCAATATTTTAATGCAATTTGTGAGCAATTTCAAGCACAATTTCTAGCAATATTTCAAGTACAATTTCTAGTAATGTTTATACGATACCGTTTTCTCCGTGTGATCGAAATTTTCATTCCATGTTATTTGGCCCATCCGAAGGAAGTTGAAACCGCTTTCTGCCAACCTCTCAGCAATTCTGTTCTGACCTCAGATTTCATTTCCGGCTGGAAGGTCGTTTCAATTTGCCAATTATCCAGAACATCCTCTTTTCCGTTCCAATATCCAGCCGCAAGCCCCGCCAGATACGCAGCACCCAAGGAAGTGGTTTCAATCGTTACAGGACGTTTTACAGATACGTCCATTAGGTCAGATTGAAATTGCATCAGAAAATCATTGGCACATGCTCCACCATCCACTTTTAGAGCCGCAAGCCGAATCCCAGAGTCTTCCTCCATAGCCTTCAATACGTCATAGGATTGATAAGCGAGAGATTCCAGCGTCGCCCTTACAATGTGGTATTTATTGGAACCTCTGGTGAGTCCTACGAGCGTTCCTCTTGCATAAGGATCCCAGTATGGCGCTCCCAGCCCTACAAAGGCAGGAACGAGATATACCCCATTGGTATCCTCAACTTTTCTTGCCATCCACTCCGAGTCAGCCGAACGGTCCAGGAGACCCAGTTCATCTCGGAGCCACTGGATGGCAGCTCCTGCAATAAATACAGAGCCCTCCAGTGCGTAATTTACCGTTCCATCAAGCCCCCATGCGATGGTGGTCAGCAACCCTTTCTGGGAATGAACTGGTTTCGTTCCAGTATTCATTAGGAGAAAACAACCGGTGCCGTAGGTATTCTTCGCTTCTCCTTCTGAGAAACACGTCTGACCAAACAAGGCAGCTTGCTGATCTCCCGCAGCTCCTGCAATGGGAATTTCTCCACCGAAAATAGAACTGTCCGTTACACCATAAATGTGGCTGGAAGGTTTTGACTCAGGCAGCATAGAAACGGGTATCCCAAGCTCATTTAGTATTTCTCGATCCCATTCAAGTGTGTGGATATTAAAAAGCATCGTTCTTGAGGCATTTGAAAAATCCGTTATGTGAACCTTGCCCCCAGTCAGCTTCCAAATCAGCCAGGTTTCCACGGTTCCAAATAAAAGTTCACCGCGGTGTGCCCGCTCTGCCGCTCCTTCCACATGGTCTAGAATCCATTTAATCTTTGTCCCTGAAAAATATGCGTCGATGGGTAATCCCGTTTTATTCCGAAACGTTTCCGACAATCCTTTTTCTTTCAGGCTGTCGCAATACTCCGCGGTCCGTCTGCATTGCCATACAATGGCATTAGAGACCGGCTTCCCGGTCTCCTTA
This genomic window from Clostridiales bacterium contains:
- the glpK gene encoding glycerol kinase GlpK, which codes for MEQYIMALDQGTTSSRCILYNKKGEIISLAQKEFTQIYPKPGWVEHDAMEIWSTQIGVAQEAMYKINAGYKNICAIGITNQRETTIVWDKETGKPVSNAIVWQCRRTAEYCDSLKEKGLSETFRNKTGLPIDAYFSGTKIKWILDHVEGAAERAHRGELLFGTVETWLIWKLTGGKVHITDFSNASRTMLFNIHTLEWDREILNELGIPVSMLPESKPSSHIYGVTDSSIFGGEIPIAGAAGDQQAALFGQTCFSEGEAKNTYGTGCFLLMNTGTKPVHSQKGLLTTIAWGLDGTVNYALEGSVFIAGAAIQWLRDELGLLDRSADSEWMARKVEDTNGVYLVPAFVGLGAPYWDPYARGTLVGLTRGSNKYHIVRATLESLAYQSYDVLKAMEEDSGIRLAALKVDGGACANDFLMQFQSDLMDVSVKRPVTIETTSLGAAYLAGLAAGYWNGKEDVLDNWQIETTFQPEMKSEVRTELLRGWQKAVSTSFGWAK
- a CDS encoding acyltransferase family protein, whose product is MEGKIKLAESIGNRNYLFDNIKAILIFSVVLAHYFRASTSFDMEDLEGIVYITSFSYIMQAFFFISGYFSGDPQKCRDNAFKTFLYPYLILMPIMFGIRYLVFGDAHFDLTLPTMALWYLLTLFFYRYFLIDLIKIKNILLISFFVSLTAGFIPFFDSTLALGRTLAFLPFFLMGYYCKEEWIEKIRRIPKAASMMTLAILLFFIAALTVLEAVPLEAFHMKNSYGATGLGNLEGAAIRLLLSAISLVWIIIFINLLPRRNTFLAMIGQNTMTVYILHIIIRYFVKAFGFPFDNSGVSFLLLAVLAVLSVWLFSRPLAAALYHHFMDKLYRWTVVIPRTLIRQIL